Below is a window of Streptomyces sp. NBC_00223 DNA.
TAGGGGTCGGAGGCGGAGTCGGGGGTTCCCGGAGCGGGCTGTGCGGGTGCGGATGTCATGGCTGTGGCCGGCCTTCCGGTACGTGGTGAGCGGAAGAGCCGGGGCCCACCGGCGGGTGGGCCCCGGAACACGGAACTCAGTACTGGGAGAAGCCGTCGGAGGACAGCGTGTGCTTCTCGTCTCCGCGCAGGGCCGGGCTGAAGACGGATATCAGTCTCAGATCCTCGTCGTCCGACGCCACGAGGTGATGCGCGTCGTTCTCGTTGAGGGCGTAGATGGTTCCGTCCGTTAACTTGAAGCGCGTTCCGTCCTTGGTGATGACCTCGCCGGACCCACCGACGCAGTAGCACGCCTCCAGGTGCTGCCGGTACTGCAACGCGCTCGAGGTGCCCCTGCGGACCAGGGTCTCGCACACGGTGAAGCCCATGTTGTCGGCCTCGGTCAGTAGACGGTGGCTGGTGCCGTTGCCCCACTCCACGGGGGTGACATCACTGGTGCTTCGCACGATCACGGCAAGTCTCCTTCGAGGTAGGGAGGGCTGGGCTTTCCGGGGTTCGCCCGGAAGATCAGAGAGTGGCCCGGGTCGCGTCTTCGATGAAGGCGACAATGGCCCCGATGCTGCGGAAGTTCTCCGGCTTCAGCGGGATGTCGTCGACGGGGATGGCGTAGGCACGGGAGAGGTGCGAGACGATCCTGACCAGTCCGAGGCTGTCGACGATTCCGCTGTCGATCAGGTCGAATTCGGTGGTCAGGTCGGCGGTTTCCTCTCCGTCGAGGAATTCGGCGACGACATAGCCGCGGATCTCGTCCTGCAGAATGCTCATGGGCGATGTCCCTTCTGGCGTAGCGCCTTGATGAGGTCGCGGTCGGGCTTTCCGGTCGCGGTGCGCGGCAGGGGTGCGTCGCTCACCTGGACCGAAGAGGGAATGGCGTGCCGGGGCAGATGCGCGGCACTGTGGGTGCGCAGCCGCAGGGAGGTGAGCGCGGTGCCGGGCCGCCGGGTCACCTGCGCGTGCAGCCGGTAACCGGCCTCCGGGTCGGGGAGGGCCACCACGGCTGCCTCGGAGACGTCCGGATGGGCGGCCAGGACGTTCTCGATCTCCTGGACGTTGGTGCGCACGCCGCGGACCTTGACCTGGAAGTCGGTCCGGCCGTCGAGCCGGTGCAGGCCCTCGGCGTCCCGGGAGACGATGTCGCCGGTGCGGTAGAAGACCTCGGGCCCGCCGTCGGGCGCGGGGACGAACACGCCCTCGTTGCGCCCGCGTTGCAGGTATCCGGAGGTCTGGAACGGGGTCGTCACGAGAAGTTCACCGGTGCCGGGCCCGTCGAGGATCTTCCCCTCGTCGTCGAGGAGCAGGGCCCGTACGCCGGGCAGCGGGCGGCCGATCGGAGTCTTCCCCTCCGCCGCCCCGGGGTCGACGTCCTGGATGAAGCTGTCGTTGGTCTCGGTGCAGCCGAAGACGTTGTGGAAGCGGGCACCGGGGAAGGCCGCGCCGAGCCGGGCCAGCAGCGGGGGCGGCATCGCGTCACCGGTGAAGATCACCGTGCGGACGCGCGGGTACGGGATGTCGTCCTGGGTGAGCAGCCGGAACAGCATGGGTACGCCCTGCACGAAGGTGACTTCGTGCTCCGCGACCAGGCCGCGCAGGTAGCCGGCGTCGGCGCCGGCGTCCTGCTCGACGAGCACGACGCCGGCGCCGAGCCGCAGCCCGGTCCAGACGTCGAGCAGGGAGAGGTCGAAGTTGAGCGGGGCGTAACTGAGCAGCGTGTCCTGCCCGGTGAGACCGAAGTGTCCGGTGGCCCAGTCGGCGAACCGGTCGAAGGCGTCGGCCATGATGGGCACGATCTTCGGCGTTCCGGTGGATCCGGAGGTGGTGAGCAGCAGAGGCGAGGCGGCGGGGTCGACGGCGTCGAATCCGCGAGCCGCCTCCTCGTCCCGTGCGATGTCGTCGTGGTGCAGCGCGCCCGTGCCGTCGACGGTGAGGACGGCGGAGCAACGGGCCTGCGCGGTGAGCGTTCCCAGAGCCGCGCTGCCCAGCCCGGGAGAAGGGACAAGGACGGCGTAGCCCGCCCGGAAGGCCCCGATGAGCAGGGCGATCGTCTCCGGTGTCTTGTGCGCGGGTACGCACAGCGGGCGGCCGCGGTCGAGGTCCAGGCGGTCCAGCGCGGCGGACAGCTCCCCGGCGAGGTCGACGAGCCGGCGGTACGTCGTCCGCTGCCCGCCCAGTACCAGGGCCACGGAGTGGGGCCGATCCCGCGCATGCGCGGCCAACGCGTCATAGAGACGTGGTGATGGCACGATTCCCCCTTGTTCATCCGGACATCAACAGAGAATTGATCTTCGGTGCAAGGGGGGTGGCGGCGCTCAGAACGCGCCAGAAAACTGCGTCCGCAGCACCTGGTGCGCCCATCAAGCCGGGCCGACTCCGCTCACTCCCCCGCGATCGACCTGCAATTACGATAGCGAAGGTACATGCAGAGTCAAGCATGCATCAGACGATATCTGTTGTGACAGAAGTCACTCCTGTGGCCAACGCTTCTTGCTTGATCAATGGTTTCGAAGGCGAGGAGGGGAGGCCGCCGAGGTGCCAAGGCCGTTACGGGACGCTTCGTCTCCGCGGCCGGGCGTTCACGGGCGACTGCTGGGCCGGCCCGGAACGGTGAGGGCCGCTCAGGGGGCCGGGCGGCTCTCTTGGCCCATTCACCCGGACGGGGTCGGCGGGGAAGGGCAGAAGTGCCGCTCGGACGTCGCTCGGCGGCGTACGTCCCGGGCTTGCCGTCAGGACCGGCCGCCGAAAGCCCAGCCCGCCGTGTCGAGGCGGCTGACCAGGCACGTCACCCAATTCCGGGCGGGGTGCACCCGGTCGGCAGGGTCCCGTGTGAGCGGCTCGCCGTCGGTGATTCGGGCGGGGCGCTCCGGGTGCGGAATTTCGTACGGCATATGCCATGCCTGCGCCGCGGCGCTTGGGCTGCGCAACGCCCGACAAACGCGTCCGAGGTGAGGGCCTTGCTCCACCTGGCCCGCCGAGGACGCGGTGGGTGCGCGGGGGTGGCGGACATCGTTGGAATTCCGCCCGAAGCGACATTGGCCAACGCATAGGTGGTCATGCAAATTTCTCCGACTTCCCCCGATTTCTCGGGGTGCATAGGGGGAGTATGTTTGCACGCGCAAGCAACTAATTGAATGTAATCCGGGCGCCGACAAAACAGCGAACCCCGAAGACGGCGCGCGCGAGCGTGCGCGCTCTGCGATCTCGGTAGCCCTGAGCACAGGTATTGAGGCTGTTTCCTGGGACGAGGCCACAATGTCCAGAGAGCTCGAAGGAGACATCACCCGCAGTGCGCTGGACGCTGCACTGGCCACTGAGGTTTTCTCAGCGAAATGATCTTCGCGAAACGTTGTGAACCGCTCGTCCGTGGGCGGTTCGGGCGAACTCATCCTGGTTGTGGGCAGACGTAAAGCCCCTGGTAGGACAGGTCTCACCACAAGATCTTGTCCGAACCACCAGAGGCTTCACGTTGGTCACCTATGTTGCCACGCTCGACGTCCCGCGCCATGTCGTGGATCACCTTTCCCGACTGCTGGCCGCCCACCGGCGGCGATTGCGCACTCCGCGGGGGTCGCGGGCGCTGGGTCCGTTCCGTCAGGCCGTGCTGGTGCTGCGCTGGTTCCGTCAGCGGGGCTGCGTGCACTGCCTGGCGCGGGACGCCGGGGTCTCCCAGGCCACCGGTTACCGGTACCTCCACGAAGGCATCGACGTCCTCGCAGAGCAGGCCCCCGACCTGCACGACGTCCTGAACCGCTGCCGACAGGAAGACATGACGCACATCTTGGACGGCACACTTATCGAGTCCGACCGCCTCACGGGCGTCCGCGACAACGGCAACGACCTCTGGTTCAGCCAGAAACACAAGGCATTCGGCGGCAACGTGCAGTTCCTGTCCTCCCC
It encodes the following:
- a CDS encoding acyl carrier protein, coding for MSILQDEIRGYVVAEFLDGEETADLTTEFDLIDSGIVDSLGLVRIVSHLSRAYAIPVDDIPLKPENFRSIGAIVAFIEDATRATL
- a CDS encoding transposase family protein → MVTYVATLDVPRHVVDHLSRLLAAHRRRLRTPRGSRALGPFRQAVLVLRWFRQRGCVHCLARDAGVSQATGYRYLHEGIDVLAEQAPDLHDVLNRCRQEDMTHILDGTLIESDRLTGVRDNGNDLWFSQKHKAFGGNVQFLSSPDGTPLWVSDVEPGSTPDITAARIHALPALYKAAADGLPTLADKGYTGAGIGIHIPVRRPKGKSEQALHADTRTTNTLIRDLRALGERAAAELKERWRALKYVSLSPSRIGDIARAALVLNGIWK
- a CDS encoding ectoine synthase, which codes for MIVRSTSDVTPVEWGNGTSHRLLTEADNMGFTVCETLVRRGTSSALQYRQHLEACYCVGGSGEVITKDGTRFKLTDGTIYALNENDAHHLVASDDEDLRLISVFSPALRGDEKHTLSSDGFSQY
- a CDS encoding AMP-binding protein: MPSPRLYDALAAHARDRPHSVALVLGGQRTTYRRLVDLAGELSAALDRLDLDRGRPLCVPAHKTPETIALLIGAFRAGYAVLVPSPGLGSAALGTLTAQARCSAVLTVDGTGALHHDDIARDEEAARGFDAVDPAASPLLLTTSGSTGTPKIVPIMADAFDRFADWATGHFGLTGQDTLLSYAPLNFDLSLLDVWTGLRLGAGVVLVEQDAGADAGYLRGLVAEHEVTFVQGVPMLFRLLTQDDIPYPRVRTVIFTGDAMPPPLLARLGAAFPGARFHNVFGCTETNDSFIQDVDPGAAEGKTPIGRPLPGVRALLLDDEGKILDGPGTGELLVTTPFQTSGYLQRGRNEGVFVPAPDGGPEVFYRTGDIVSRDAEGLHRLDGRTDFQVKVRGVRTNVQEIENVLAAHPDVSEAAVVALPDPEAGYRLHAQVTRRPGTALTSLRLRTHSAAHLPRHAIPSSVQVSDAPLPRTATGKPDRDLIKALRQKGHRP